Part of the Rhipicephalus sanguineus isolate Rsan-2018 chromosome 5, BIME_Rsan_1.4, whole genome shotgun sequence genome is shown below.
TGATCTTCTGGAGTAGCCGAGAGGCTTTGTATTACGCTGCAAATAGACGGTGCGCACGCTTAGAAACATGAACTCCCCACCAAGCTCTCACGAAGCGATGCAAGGAACAGTTCGAGCCCTATCATGTTCACTTTCCTACAAGGACAGTGAAATTCAAGGTGaggttcgtttttttttacactttctttttcttgtcgtGTCGCTTTATTGGACCTGCATAACCGCAACAGTTGCTTGCCAGTCATACCAGCCGACCTAAAAAATCTTGGATATGAATAAATATATGTAATTGCAAATTGACCAACGTACTTCTTTTAAGTATTTTCCCATCTAAAGGCCCTATTCCTGCTTGTAAAGTATACGATCTATTAATTCTCTTTGTCTCCTTACGCTTGCTTCCGTTACATTTTTGAACTGTTGCTGctcctaatttatttatttatttattttgctacCCCTCCCCCTGCACGTAACGCCTCTAGgttaaatgaaaacgaaaaatatGGGTATGCATGCCTCTCACACATACCATCAAAATCTAAACTACGAGTATACTGCTCACTAATTAAATAGTaaataattttctttttgtgtttctaGTAAATATCCGTGTCAAATAGGTGGTATATATTCCCCATTTCCTTCCCCGCAGTAATGTTACGACGACTTTGTACACCATTGTCTATATTCACGCTTCGATTTAGTGTTTAACTTATACCTGAATTTAGCGCCACGATACATTTGTGCCGTCAGTTACTTTTCTTATGGTTTGATAGGTATACACCTTTTGCAGGCAAATAAACCTTTCAGCGCGAAAAGACAACATACGTAATAAGACACGACACGCCGTTATTCATATgcatgctcgtcacagagtccgCACTATTTGTTTCGTACTCTTAGCTCACAGCGACGGTTTCCCTCTGTGAATGAGCGTTTGACTATATTTTCAATGTTTTTATATTGTGTCACTTTTATTTGCGGATGACACAAGCATATTTATTTCAAATGAGAATCCTAATGACGTAATAGCTCAGGCGAATAACCTACTGCAGAAAACTAGAAAAGTGGTCCGATGAAAACGTGCTTTCCGTCAAAGTGTCATAAAGCTATCATTTTTCATCCTAGGAATAAACCTGTTACGGTCTCTACAAATCTTTTATATCATTCAAGTgctcttggaatagtgtcatctTTTAAATCACTTGGGGTATACTTCTCATAAAATATGCAGTGGGACGACCATGTTAGCGATATCCTCTTAAAAACATCCCGCGTCGCTGGTCTCCTTATGCGCCACAGAAGCATATTGCCCCAAAAAGTAAAATTAATGCTGTATAACTCTCTTTTTTGTTCCTATCTAAATTACTCTACACTTGTATGGACCACGACCACTAAATCAAATCTACAAAAAATATCAATCTTACAAAAACGGCTACTAAAGGTAGTTTATGGATTGCCTTACGGACATACAACAAGCGATCTTTTTGTTCAATTTGACATCCTTAACAAATTTAACTTATACCCCTACAGACTACTACGTAGGTGTAAAGCAGAGTTTTAAAAACTCCAGGACAGCTTATGCAATCTTGCCTCGATAAGGTTGTTTgatgaatgacataatgcagcgctaaaaaaaacgccaggcctgcgctgaaaccgcagcacagtcacagcgaaagctggaagactgacgcaatcatcattcttctctttgatgtataAAGCCTCGAGatgttcacgcgccgttttatcatggcttctgcccagaatcctcacatcattaaatcttggcacacaagagcaggtcttacaatgcgccgaaagatgcgcagtgaaatccttctttagaatgtttgcgtgttccctcatgcggtcattaacacatctgcccgtttgtcccacataggacttcccacaagttagtggtatttcatacaccacccccgtcgcacaccgagtgtatggggtggcatgcttgacttggcagcccgtctttgaggcgcccatgatgcggaggcacagttgggccagcttgttgggtgcggaaaaaaccacaggtacatcgtacctgtgagccacctttttcaaattgtggctcaccTTATGCAAGTAAGGCACAACAACCGGCCGTTGGCCGCTCCGCTCACCAGCTGTAGCCGCGTTTTCCCGCGCCCCTGCTTTTAGCTTGCGGTGCAGAGAACCTGCCACAGATGCAATGACCGAGTGAGGGAAGCCGGCTTTTGATAGCCGTTCCAACTGGTGAAGAAAGCTGTCCCgcatcttgtgctcacaagactttttgagcgaggatcccagacacagtgtggcaatggccctcttcaccagcttggagtgggcagactcgtacggcaacagttcttttttagctctcggtaaatagcaccagcaaacgtgatcctctgaaaaagttagtctcaaatctaaaaactgtatgctATTTCCAATGGGGTTCTCATGGGTAAAAGTGAGGCCTTGGTAAAAGCCAATGGTAAAGGCCTCACTTTTACCCATGAGAACCCCATTGGAAATagcatacagtttttagatttgagacTAACTTTTTCAGAGGATCACGTTTGCTGGTGCTATTTACCGAGAGCTAAAAAAGAACCGTTGCCGTACGagtctgcccactccaagctggtgaagagggccattgccacactgtgtctgggatcctcgctcaaaaagtcttgtgagcacaagatgcGGGACAGCTTTCTTCACCAATTGGAACGGCTGTCAAAAGCCGGCTTCCCTCATTCGGTCATTGCATCTGTGGCAGGTTCTCTGCACCGCAAGCTAAAAGCAGGGGCGCGGGAAAACGCGGCTACAGCTGGTGAGCGGAGCGGCCAACGGCCGGTTGTTGTGCCTTACTTGCATAAggtgagccacaatttgaaaaaggtggctcacaggtacgatgtacctgtggttttttccgcacccaacaagctgtcccaactgtgcccccgcatcatgggcgcctcaaagacgggctgccaagtcaagcatgccaccccatacactcggtgtgcgacgggggtggtgtatgaaataccactaacttgtgggaagtcctatgtgggacaaacgggcagatgtgttaatgaccgcatgagggaacacgcaaacattctaaagaaggatttcactgcgcaccttcggcgcattgtaagacctgctcttgtgtgccaagatttaatgatgtgaggattctgggcagaagccatgataaaacggcgcgtgaacttctcgaggctttctacatcaaagagaagaatgatgattgcgtcagtcagacgtcagtcttcctgtacaatgcggaacgcaattttttcaaatctttgatatgataagCCCCCTAtggttgtgacgttgcgtttgcgcattgggatgtgtatatatgtgccacaatcttgtagtttcattaaagttgtgagtagcgcctgtcccgtcggtttttgttccttactttgtggtgtgtgtgtttttagcgctgcattatgtcattcagcaagcaccaactcgcccaacaacacgttcttctgaaGGTTGTTTGAGTCTCATTACCCACACAGTCACAAAACACACTGGATTTTACCggctagtacacgggcctcaagcattttcgcctccatcgaaaatgcggccgccgcggtcgagattcgatccggcgaccttctggtcagcagtcgagcaccgtaaccgctagaccgccgtggcgggccCTTTCAAAGGTTCTCGCAAAATATCGGAGGTCTCGCACAGTTTTGCCAGATTTGCCAGAACAGTTTTGCCAGTTGCCAGAACCGCACCGTTTTGCCAGAACGCAGCCGTGTGTGGGCGCGTATTGATTGTCCtctcttttcttcttgttttctctatttttttcctcCCATTCTCCTTCCtcccgtgcagggtagcaaaccgcgtgcaacctggttaacctctctaCCTTTCCTTCACCCTTCTTTCACTctgtctctgtttgttttattatcTTATTGTAAGCTCAAGCGTTTTACTAAGGTAGAATTTCGCGCAGCCCCGTAGTTGCAGAAATTAAGGGgactttcttcttcgtcttcgattttttttttttttttcatttgacgcCCGTGTGCATTCGTCCAAGCATTTTCATTACGCATTAAAACGAGACCTTATTTCATCCACGCACGTTTCCTCACAGATGAAACGCCAATCGATGCAGCCTCCGGGAACCTGTCTATCGATCCACAGATTTCCGACTTCTGGACTAGGCTGGTTCACGACATCACCGAAAGACAGGCATGGAGGGTGAAGGCGTTCGACGAAATCGGCGAACGCCTGCTGGATGCGTACTCCGAGGACGTGCGCCACTACCCGCTTCCAGTGAGCATCCTAAAAGCTGATTGGATCCGTCGCATCACGCTCTTATTCATCGGCTTATGGTATAAGCCACTGCGCGAACGTCACAACGCGGCGGTTCAGCCATAGGTTATGCGTAGAACTCGCCGCTCTTGTGCTGAAAAGTAAGCGTATTGGTAATTGCATCTCCAAGCTTGTTAGGGTGTGTTGAAGGATAGGAAGATAATATCACAGAGGTCAAGAAATGGAGTGGGaaaagcgcttacttccaactggTTTTTATTTTGCAAAATACGAATAATATACTGTCACGTCTAAACGATGGCGTCAAGGCAACAAGGGAAAGTGGCCACCACGAGCGGCAATCACCGTTGCTCTGAGAAAGACGAGGTTGGAGCACCTGCTCTTGTGAACATATCTgaatcgtggcctccgcgattggcactTGCAACGCAACGGCGCGTTTCCGGTGCCATTCGCGGAGGCCACGTGTGAATATAGGCCCCGCCTTTCCTTGTCGCACCATGGTCCTGTTCCGCGTTGCGACAGTATGTACAGCTCAGTGTAAACAAATATGACGGCCTCTCtcgttcttttctctttttttgttattattttttgtgAGGGGCGGGGGGGCATTTATTCCTATTCTTTAGCACGCTGTGTTTCGCGAAATTTTTACTTTAGCTGTAGCCTGACATCTCATGTAATTTCAAGAAACCGTTTCAGGGACCCATTAAAATTGTATAAACTCTCCGAATTTCGTGTTCATATTGTCAGTTCACGACGATGGCTAAGTGGGCTAGTTGATATTGCATCTTAGAAAGGTTGCAGCGCACATAgagtgaagaaataaataatacacagcgctgtgtcttcTGTCTTTTTCACTCTGTTCCCATCTGTGGGCGCTGTAACCTTttaacatatttatttatttatttatttatttatttatttatttatttatttatttatttatttatttatttatttatttatttatttaagtacTCTCGATGCCATTTGCGGTGTTACAGAGAGGAGTTGTGTTGCAAGTTTAAAATGGCGCTCTTGAATGACGCATGATCGGGGTTGCTAGCGATGGAGGCAGGGGGGTGATTCCATTCTGGTAAGTCTTCGGCACGTGGGTAAGCACATGTTGGTCTGGCAGAACGGCACTtgaactttgaagttatggtcgacgcgagatgaaacgtaagGGCTAGAACAATGTGCGTTTTAGTCCAGGATTCATAAAGAAGATTTTATAAAAGAGGcataggcgggcctgcttcctcctgttagaaaggTTAAGGAGGTCTAGAGAAGTTTTTACTGAAGTGATACTGGCAGTAAGGGAGTAATTAGCAAGAATGAAACGAGCTGAGCGATTATGGATGGCTTCTAATGCGTTTATATGCGTTCAAAAATTGAGACCCCAGATTGAAGAGGCGTACTCGATTTTATACCTCTCTTGTATTTTATAAAGAAGTCTTAATGAACCAGGAGCCAATGCGAAGTTACGATGCAAGAAGCCGTGAGTCCGGTTCGCATTGTTAAccacatagttaatatgagtattACATGATAAATTGTTATCTATGTTAACGCCTAGGTATCTGTAAGTATTGAAAGACGACAACTAAAATTTAATAATTGAATAAACAGGGTTAGTGCAGTCAGTACTTCCTCGGGAGCTTTGCATTTGTTAACATTCAATTTCATAGACAAGAGTGAACACCAAGGAGTAATGttgtcaagatcagattgaagtTGCGATGAATCATGAGGGTTAGTTATTACGCGGCAGATATTGTCAGGCTGAGTCCTCCTACGCCCTAAGTTATCTTCCTCCGTTGTCGATAAGAAGATGCAAATGGCTTCTTATCGATAAAGTATTCTTTCTCTCAGGAGGAAAGAATCCGCATGAAGCATCGTAGGCACGCAGCCCTGAAGTTCAGAGCCGATCCGGAGCGCTGGTCCCGACTCGTCTTGGCTGGGCtgggagaagcggccgcaggcaCATCGGCGGGCCCGGCCACTGCAGCGTTAGGCCACTCTGGATTGCTGCACGCCTTCCGAGACTTTGCGACGCATATTCACTACTTCCAGGTACGCACAATGCGCTCCCACTATATTTGTTGGCAGCCTAGAAACTACGCACCACGCTGCGCTATACAGTGTATCTATGGCGGAAGTGAATACTGTACAATGAATAGCTGAATACTGTAGAATGCGCCCGTCGTCCTGTACTCGATGAACTGTCATCGTGTGTTACTTGACATTAGCGTGTTGGTACGATTGACCGTTTCAGATTATGAAAGGCAGTGAATTGAATGCAGAATAATCACTTTTGCTAAGCGAGCTTCACAGAAGTGTAGGACATCACAATATGCGCAATAATCGCGGATACTACATACTTGGGTAGCCATGGGGGAGGGGTGTTCAATCCCCCCCCCtaaaatttttctgttttgcctGTTTTGCATGTGTTAGttacacatacaaatgcacgcattTGAACATTGAAGTTATAGTGTGattgaaccctcctccccccccccccccccacccga
Proteins encoded:
- the LOC119393529 gene encoding uncharacterized protein LOC119393529, translating into MNSPPSSHEAMQGTVRALSCSLSYKDSEIQDETPIDAASGNLSIDPQISDFWTRLVHDITERQAWRVKAFDEIGERLLDAYSEDVRHYPLPEERIRMKHRRHAALKFRADPERWSRLVLAGLGEAAAGTSAGPATAALGHSGLLHAFRDFATHIHYFQITRGLMEAAGVAVPLTANASSSVHDVDKLDPVMLAGYCERWEDLRDTALWHDCLEYHYAINTHHQQNELWHTEEGETKEEQCCRALPELLCDKASRKLQKELNGGVSSTMWSVEVQFYLGMPEKWLDRAFKMAASLASCQKIHDTIT